A genomic stretch from Salvelinus namaycush isolate Seneca chromosome 25, SaNama_1.0, whole genome shotgun sequence includes:
- the LOC120020195 gene encoding ETS-related transcription factor Elf-1-like isoform X3, translating to MEGSESGDEETMETLVAAENLLNMDSPDSLSLDQQHYTQLYVPSLGDVITSPVTHQLMVSVEDIVGALSQPQWVTLQRETVAEQPKKKRGKKSKRPESPTPDITFKRGKYSKGNTLYLWQFLIELLQDRQACPRYIKWTNRHAGIFKLVNSKAVARLWGKHKNKPDMNYETMGRALRYYYQRGILNKVEGQRLVYQFASLPKDMVFISGDEDQEDQGNHEDDEDVPEESPPSSDQSLDDLASYEHSFPPPPPSSRPGYQRSRQTSSSPATAQWHQPGPQSESRSPAQRRTVLRPLGCSLIQQQHLPIVSAEMLRTLQNVQSLQPGQHGSVFRTAQLLGSMCERQAATAEQTTSQIVTLQLQPVTCPVKQGKLEVETEEDLDSGLTRE from the exons A tGGAGGGGAGTGAGAGTGGCGATGAGGAAACCATGGAAACACTGGTGGCAGCTGAGAATCTCCTCAACATGGACTCCCCCGACTCCCTCTCTCTGGACCAACAGCACtaca CCCAGCTGTACGTTCCCTCCCTGGGTGATGTCATCACATCGCCCGTTACCCACCAGTTGATGGTGTCAGTAGAGGACATTGTGGGAGCTCTGAGCCAGCCCCAGTGGGTCACGCTGCAGAGGGAGACGGTTGCCGAGCAACCAAAGAAGAAGAGAG GTAAGAAATCCAAAAGGCCTGAATCTCCCACACCGGACATCACATTCAAGAGGGGAAAATACAgcaaag GTAACACTCTGTATCTGTGGCAGTTCCTGATTGAGCTTCTTCAAGACCGTCAGGCCTGTCCCCGCTATATCAAATGGACCAATCGGCATGCAGGGATCTTTAAGCTGGTCAACTCTAAGGCTGTGGCTCGACTCTGGGgaaaacacaaaaacaaaccAGACATGAACTATGAGACCATGGGCCGAGCTCTCAG GTACTACTACCAGCGTGGGATCCTGAACAAGGTGGAGGGCCAGAGGCTGGTGTACCAGTTTGCTTCCCTGCCCAAGGACATGGTCTTCATCAGTGGTGATGAAGACCAGGAGGACCAAGGCAATCATGAGGATGATGAAGACGTTCCAGAGGAAAGCCCGCCCTCCAGCGACCAATCCCTGGACGATTTAGCGTCCTACGAGCattctttccctcctcctcccccctcctctagACCAGGTTACCAAAGGTCCAGACAGACCAGCAGTAGTCCGGCAACAGCCCAGTGGCACCAACCCGGCCCACAATCCGAGTCCCGATCCCCAGCCCAGCGCAGAACAGTTCTTCGACCACTGGGATGCAGTCTGATCCAGCAGCAGCACCTGCCTATAGTCTCAGCTGAGATGCTGCGCACCCTGCAGAACGTGCAGTCTCTGCAGCCCGGTCAGCACGGGTCGGTCTTCAGAACCGCTCAGCTGCTGGGGAGTATGTGTGAGAGACAGGCTGCTACTGCAGAACAGACCACCAGTCAGATAGTGACTCTGCAGTTACAACCCGTGACCTGCCCTGTCAAGCAGGGGAAGCTGGAGGTTGAGACAGAGGAGGACCTAGACTCAGGACTGACCAGGGAGTAG